A region of Legionella donaldsonii DNA encodes the following proteins:
- the radA gene encoding DNA repair protein RadA, with product MKTKTRFVCNQCAAVFSQWAGQCTQCSAWNSVSEEGITVAGRNTRMGHYANQRSAVTSVEEVVLDAEVRMDCGLSELNRVLGGGLVDGSVVLIGGDPGIGKSTLLLQTLANLSQTQKVLYVTGEESLQQVAMRAKRLQLPLANLRLLAETQVEIILSHVQQEKPRIVVIDSVQTIFTETLSSAPGGVSQVRESAAQLVRFAKMTQTAVFIVGHVTKEGALAGPRVLEHMVDSVLYFEGQSDSRFRVIRAIKNRFGAVNELGVFAMTDRGLKEVANPSAIFLSRQPEATPGSAVMVTWEGSRPMLVEVQALVDEAHGQQAKRVTAGLEHNRLAILLAVLHRHGGVATFDQDVFINVVGGVKVTETGSDLALLAAVVSSLRNRVFDRETIIFGEVGLAGEIRPVQSGQERLREAAKHGFKRAIVPFANAPKQSNSSSMEVIAVKHLQEVLGQL from the coding sequence ATGAAAACGAAGACCCGATTTGTTTGCAATCAATGTGCAGCGGTTTTTTCTCAATGGGCTGGCCAGTGTACACAATGTTCTGCCTGGAATTCAGTGAGTGAAGAAGGCATTACTGTTGCTGGACGTAATACCCGGATGGGACATTATGCGAATCAGCGTTCGGCAGTGACGTCCGTTGAGGAGGTTGTGCTTGATGCAGAAGTGCGTATGGATTGCGGTTTGTCAGAACTAAATCGGGTGTTAGGCGGTGGTTTGGTGGACGGCTCAGTGGTATTGATTGGTGGCGATCCCGGTATAGGCAAATCTACCTTATTGCTACAAACGTTAGCCAATTTATCCCAAACGCAGAAAGTTCTTTATGTCACCGGCGAAGAATCTTTACAACAAGTCGCAATGCGAGCCAAGCGTCTGCAATTACCTCTGGCGAATTTACGCTTGTTAGCAGAAACACAAGTAGAAATTATCCTCAGTCATGTCCAGCAGGAAAAACCACGCATTGTTGTGATTGATTCTGTACAAACCATTTTTACCGAAACGTTAAGTTCAGCACCGGGCGGAGTAAGTCAGGTCAGGGAATCAGCGGCGCAATTAGTACGTTTTGCTAAAATGACGCAGACTGCTGTGTTTATTGTGGGACATGTCACGAAAGAAGGCGCTTTGGCTGGTCCTAGAGTATTAGAGCATATGGTTGACAGCGTGTTGTATTTTGAAGGCCAAAGTGACAGTCGATTTCGGGTAATTCGGGCTATCAAAAACCGTTTTGGTGCGGTGAATGAATTGGGTGTTTTTGCAATGACTGATCGCGGATTAAAAGAGGTCGCTAACCCGTCAGCTATTTTTTTGTCCCGTCAGCCAGAAGCAACGCCTGGAAGTGCCGTTATGGTAACCTGGGAAGGTTCACGTCCCATGTTGGTTGAGGTACAGGCTTTAGTGGATGAGGCTCATGGTCAGCAAGCCAAGCGGGTTACGGCAGGTCTTGAGCATAATCGCCTGGCTATTTTACTGGCAGTATTGCATCGTCATGGGGGGGTTGCCACGTTCGATCAAGATGTTTTTATCAATGTTGTTGGCGGTGTGAAAGTCACGGAAACGGGCAGCGATTTAGCCTTATTGGCTGCTGTAGTTTCCAGCCTTCGTAATCGAGTTTTTGATCGCGAAACCATTATTTTTGGAGAAGTAGGTTTAGCAGGAGAAATAAGACCCGTACAAAGTGGTCAGGAGCGTTTGCGTGAGGCAGCCAAGCATGGCTTTAAACGGGCTATTGTCCCCTTTGCTAATGCGCCCAAACAAAGCAATTCGTCGTCGATGGAGGTAATTGCTGTTAAGCATTTGCAGGAGGTATTAGGGCAACTCTAG
- a CDS encoding M13 family metallopeptidase translates to MFCLPSFAAEPVATTNDGAEALHLNWLDTSIAPHQDFFSYANGTWQKQNPIPPEYASWGTFYILQEKNQKTIHQMLIQAANDKQAKPGSIEQKVGDFYFSGMNEDRINKLGATPLNPEFARIDSIKNLADLQTVITHLQLIGVNALFGFGSMQDFKNSNEMIGAAMQGGLGLPTRDYYLKDDKKFQQIRSAYVQHIAKMFELLGDTPAQAASAAKTIMTIETTLAKASMSQTAQRDPHAIYHMMDIKQLDKITPNFSWPRYFNAIGQPEIKRINLAMPEFFTKVNELLPSVSLEDWKIYLRWHLIDAFAAYLSQPFVEQNFRMVSALTGTEKLLPRWRRVVHTENEALGFAIGKLYVEKYFSPDSKKEVLEILHNIRQALHNDLTTLSWMTPATRKAALQKLALIEERVGYPSKWWDYSTLKIDRGPYVLNVSRANEFLIKRDLNKIGKPIDRSEWNMTPQTINAYYDPSMNNINIPAGILQPPFFDPKAPAAVNYGAIGFVIGHEITHGFDDQGAQFDGHGNLKNWWTAEDLKKFQNATNCIKKQFSQYKVDGDLPVKGKLVMGEATADLGGLTLAYHAFHASKAYKNAKTINGFTPDQQFFLGTAHVWASNVRPQQLRNMVTTDPHPPMIYRVNGTLANMPQFQAAFAISEPSPMINQNRCVIW, encoded by the coding sequence ATGTTCTGCTTACCCAGTTTCGCTGCAGAACCAGTTGCTACCACAAATGATGGTGCCGAAGCACTCCATTTAAACTGGCTTGATACGAGTATTGCGCCTCATCAAGATTTCTTTAGCTATGCAAACGGCACCTGGCAAAAACAAAATCCTATCCCTCCTGAATATGCCAGTTGGGGTACTTTTTATATTCTACAAGAGAAAAATCAAAAAACGATTCATCAAATGCTGATTCAGGCAGCAAATGACAAACAAGCCAAACCTGGCAGCATCGAACAAAAAGTCGGTGATTTTTACTTCAGTGGTATGAATGAGGACCGTATTAATAAACTGGGAGCCACACCGTTAAACCCCGAATTTGCGCGTATTGATTCCATAAAAAATTTGGCTGATTTGCAAACGGTAATTACTCATCTGCAACTGATTGGAGTCAATGCCCTGTTTGGTTTTGGCAGTATGCAAGACTTCAAAAATAGTAACGAAATGATTGGTGCTGCCATGCAAGGCGGCTTGGGCTTACCTACTCGCGATTACTATTTAAAAGACGATAAAAAATTTCAGCAAATTCGCAGTGCCTATGTGCAGCACATCGCTAAAATGTTTGAATTATTAGGCGATACTCCCGCACAAGCCGCTTCCGCAGCCAAGACCATCATGACTATTGAAACAACCTTGGCCAAAGCATCGATGTCCCAAACGGCACAACGTGATCCTCATGCTATCTATCATATGATGGATATAAAACAACTCGATAAAATTACCCCTAATTTTTCATGGCCACGGTATTTTAACGCCATCGGTCAACCAGAAATAAAACGAATTAATTTAGCAATGCCTGAATTTTTTACTAAAGTGAATGAACTATTACCAAGTGTTTCTCTCGAAGATTGGAAAATCTATTTGCGTTGGCATTTAATCGATGCTTTCGCCGCTTACTTATCGCAACCCTTCGTTGAGCAAAATTTCCGTATGGTTTCTGCTTTAACGGGGACAGAAAAATTACTGCCGCGTTGGCGACGAGTAGTTCATACAGAAAATGAGGCACTAGGATTCGCTATTGGTAAATTGTATGTAGAAAAATATTTCTCGCCTGACTCCAAAAAGGAGGTATTGGAAATTTTACATAATATCCGCCAGGCTTTGCATAACGATCTAACCACCCTAAGCTGGATGACCCCTGCTACACGGAAGGCAGCCCTGCAAAAATTAGCCCTGATTGAAGAGCGTGTTGGTTACCCGAGTAAATGGTGGGATTACTCCACCTTGAAGATTGACCGTGGCCCCTATGTGCTCAATGTAAGTCGTGCTAATGAGTTTTTGATCAAGCGCGATCTCAACAAAATTGGTAAGCCGATTGATAGAAGTGAATGGAATATGACACCACAAACGATCAATGCTTACTATGATCCCTCTATGAATAATATCAATATCCCAGCTGGTATCTTACAGCCACCCTTCTTTGATCCCAAAGCGCCAGCTGCTGTCAATTATGGTGCAATTGGCTTTGTTATTGGTCATGAGATAACCCACGGTTTTGATGATCAAGGTGCTCAATTTGATGGTCATGGTAATTTGAAAAATTGGTGGACAGCGGAGGATTTAAAGAAATTCCAAAATGCAACCAATTGTATTAAGAAGCAATTTTCCCAATATAAGGTAGATGGCGATTTACCAGTGAAAGGTAAACTGGTAATGGGCGAAGCGACTGCTGATCTCGGCGGGCTCACTCTGGCCTATCACGCCTTCCATGCTTCCAAAGCCTATAAAAATGCTAAAACCATCAATGGATTTACGCCCGATCAACAATTCTTTTTAGGCACAGCGCATGTTTGGGCTTCTAATGTACGCCCTCAACAACTCCGCAATATGGTGACTACCGATCCACATCCACCTATGATTTACCGCGTCAATGGAACTTTAGCCAATATGCCGCAATTCCAGGCCGCTTTTGCCATTTCAGAACCAAGCCCGATGATTAACCAGAATCGCTGTGTGATTTGGTAA
- a CDS encoding DotI/IcmL/TraM family protein: MDKFRLFVFLLALPFLFISLANADDSEQRVCTWAEQILMKTLSASYADTAEDIASVQQYYMPSAWWPMKEFFSDKRDLINNQRLILHPQLQTAATVISQGYCGGVLCWRVNLAFYIPELHQDIKFSLLILPTSKGNAPFIVQSLDMILSYY, encoded by the coding sequence ATGGATAAATTCCGCCTCTTTGTTTTCTTATTAGCCTTACCTTTTCTTTTTATCTCTCTTGCGAATGCTGATGATAGTGAGCAACGAGTCTGTACCTGGGCTGAGCAAATACTTATGAAAACCTTGTCAGCCAGTTATGCGGACACTGCCGAGGATATTGCGTCAGTTCAGCAATATTACATGCCTTCAGCCTGGTGGCCGATGAAGGAGTTTTTTTCCGATAAACGGGATTTAATCAATAACCAAAGACTGATTTTGCATCCGCAATTGCAAACAGCTGCTACAGTGATATCGCAGGGGTATTGCGGTGGTGTACTATGCTGGCGAGTCAATCTTGCTTTTTATATCCCTGAGTTACATCAGGATATTAAATTTTCTTTATTGATTTTGCCTACATCTAAAGGTAATGCGCCATTTATTGTTCAAAGTTTGGACATGATTCTGAGTTATTATTAA